In Parabacteroides timonensis, the genomic stretch ATGCAACTGTCGATGAGCGGTAAAGGAAATGCTGCCCGTCATGGAGGTGTAAACGGTGACCTGTTGATCCTGATCGAAGAAGAGCCGCATCCGGAATTGATCCGTGATGAGAACGATTTATTATATAATCTGTTACTCAGCGTACCTCAGGCTGCCTTGGGAGGAAATGTTGAAGTTCCAACTATTGATGGTAAGGCGAAGGTGAAAATCGAACCGGGTACACAACCGGGTAAGGTACTTCGTTTGCGGAACAAAGGACTTCCTTCGGTGAACAGTTACGGGACAGGCGACTTGTTGGTTAATGTAAGTGTATATATCCCGGAAACGTTGTCCGCATCAGAAAAAGAAACATTGACCGGTTTGGAAAACTCACCTAACTTCCAGCCGAACCGTACGATGAAAGAGAAGATATTCAGCAAATTTAGACATATGTTCGATTGATTTCTTTCAAAATAAAATGAAGAATGCCCCTTTACCATCCGGTATCGTGGGCATTCTTTTTTTGAACAGAGCTTATCAAGGGGTTGCTTAAACTATCTTGTTTCTTTCAAAGCATCTTCCAGGCTGATGCCGAGTGCATCGGCAATACCTTTTCCATAGGCCGGATCGGCTTTGTAACAGTTGCGAACGTGACGTTGCTGGATGAACAATTCGGCTCCACCGATCTGACGGGCAGTGTTTTCGAACAGGAGCTGCTGTTCGTCGGCAGGCATCAGACGGAAGAGGTCGCCCGGCTGGCTGTAATAATCGTCATCGTATTCGCGTTCGTTGTAATTGTAGATATCGCCGTTGGCTTTCAAAGGCGGTTCTTTCTTTTCGGGAGAATCCTGCCATTCGCCGTAGCTATTCGGTTCATATCCTTTTGCAGAACCGTAGTTACCGTCTACGCGCATAGCTCCGTCGCGATGGTAAGCATGAAAAGGACAACGAGGTCTGTTTACCGGTATTTGCTCAGAGTTTACACCCAAGCGATAACGCTGTGCGTCACCATAAGAGAACAGGCGGCCCTGAAGCATTTTATCCGGAGAGAAACCGATACCTTCTATCGTATTGATCGGGTTGAAGGCTGCTTGTTCCACATCTGCGAAATAGTTTTCCGGGTTACGGTTCAGTTCGAGAATACCCACGTCATGCAGCGGGAAGTCGCCGTGCGGCCATACCTTTGTCAGGTCGAACGGATTGATACGGTAGTTTTCTGCCTGTTCTTCCGTCATCAGCTGGATCTGGAATTTCCATCTGGGGAAATCACCTTTTTCAATGCTTTCAAACAGGTCACGCTGGTGCGATTCACGGTCTTTTGCGATGATCGCTTCCGCTTCCTGGTCGGTCAGGTTCTTGATTCCCTGTAATGTTTTCAGGTGGAACTTCACCCAGATACGTTCGTTCTTGGCATTGATAAAGCTATATGTATGGCTACCGAAACCGTGCATGTGGCGATAAGAATAAGGGATACCGCGAGAACTCATGGTAATGGTAACCTGGTGTAATGCTTCCGGAAGCAATGTCCAGAAATCCCAGTTGTTGTTTGCACTGCGCATGTTTGTTTTCGGATCTCTTTTGACGGCGTGATTAAGGTCGGGGAACTTTAACGGATCGCGCAGGAAAAATACCGGTGTATTGTTTCCGACTAAATCCCAGTTACCTTCTTCTGTGTAAAACTTCATGGCGAAACCACGAATATCGCGTTCTGCATCTGCAGCTCCGCGTTCGCCGGCAACGGTAGAGAAGCGAACGAAACAGTCTGTCTTTTTACCGACTTCACTAAAAATTACAGCCTTTGTGTATTTAGTAATGTCGTGTGTCACGGTAAAGGTTCCGAATGCTCCGGAGCCTTTGGCATGCATACGTCTTTCAGGAATGACTTCGCGGTCGAAGTGAGCTAGTTTTTCCAGGAACCAGGGATCTTGTATCACCATTTGTCCGCGCGGACCCACTGTCTGTGAGTTCTGATTGTCTGCAACGGGGCGACCGTTGGCAGCTGTTAGTTTTTTGTTTTCCATAAATAATTTTTTTATTAGTATAAAGCCGACAACATCTTACCTTGAA encodes the following:
- a CDS encoding catalase codes for the protein MENKKLTAANGRPVADNQNSQTVGPRGQMVIQDPWFLEKLAHFDREVIPERRMHAKGSGAFGTFTVTHDITKYTKAVIFSEVGKKTDCFVRFSTVAGERGAADAERDIRGFAMKFYTEEGNWDLVGNNTPVFFLRDPLKFPDLNHAVKRDPKTNMRSANNNWDFWTLLPEALHQVTITMSSRGIPYSYRHMHGFGSHTYSFINAKNERIWVKFHLKTLQGIKNLTDQEAEAIIAKDRESHQRDLFESIEKGDFPRWKFQIQLMTEEQAENYRINPFDLTKVWPHGDFPLHDVGILELNRNPENYFADVEQAAFNPINTIEGIGFSPDKMLQGRLFSYGDAQRYRLGVNSEQIPVNRPRCPFHAYHRDGAMRVDGNYGSAKGYEPNSYGEWQDSPEKKEPPLKANGDIYNYNEREYDDDYYSQPGDLFRLMPADEQQLLFENTARQIGGAELFIQQRHVRNCYKADPAYGKGIADALGISLEDALKETR